From Rhododendron vialii isolate Sample 1 chromosome 7a, ASM3025357v1:
GTTCTTGTAGATGGTGTAGAGGATCAACTGGGCCGAGCCCAATACAAACCCAATTGCATTTGGTACCTGATTATTGGCCCATGTATTAAAAGcatatactaaaaaataaggCCATTTtgctttttgggatttttggatTAACCCCTACACTTAAAATAAACAtgcattttaaaataaaatagagagtGGGGAGAAGAACTTACTCCAACGTAATAGTCCTTGACAAGGAGAGCGTAGACAGACCAAACTCCAGCattgaggaaaagaaaaaatgacaataaaaaTGGCATGTACTCCACACTTTTCGTCTTTACCACCATCCTCTGTCACCCATAACATATAACACAATTCTAGAAATGAGAGCCCACAAATTAAATTGTTCATGTCTTGTcttaattttatttatcttgCTGATCTTTTGCAAATAGGATAAGAATATTTCATCAATTAATAGTAAAATCGAAAAACAACAGAAAGCACATTCATTCTTCGCCAAAGGAGTAGACAGCCAAATAGGTGGATAGACTTCTCTCACGTGGACACACCTAATCCTCCAAAACCCCTGCCAGCCAAACAATGGGGTGCCAAagaataaaggaaaagaaaaggagaaataaTTACCATGGAAGATAGGGGTGCTGCATACATGCCTATGGTCAATACTGCACATATTATTCCCACAATTGTTAGCCGGAGGCTTCCATGGATTGCCCCAAGAGCCACCCCTATCACCGTTCCCAGAAAAAAAACGTCGAATATTCCCACCAACTTCATTGATTTTACCTGAAATTTATATGGTtctttcatttatatatatatggataCGGAAATCAACAACccaattattatattttgtgtatatataactCGTGACATGACTGGTTATCAAGTTGGGCCttattttaaaacacaacttgCTCCCGCTGATCGTATTCCACAATGGTAAGAACAAATGATAATTAATACACAacttttgataattaatacctgctgagaacatttgttaatgctgaaagggaaagtctacaatacacaccccttaaaagggtgtatcATATACACATATTTTatagttcattcataacattttagtgtatttcataacttttgttctagaattcataatctttcagcagtacgattcgtaacattttcattatgatttataatgttttagtgtatctcgtaacccttatacgattcgtaactttttagtaatacgattcgtaactttttctctataattcataacattttgggatcacacacccaaataaagggtgtgtattgtagtttttcccatgctgaaaatgtccttgacaagtattaattatcaaaacacatacttagccgtcattttccctattcCGTATCTTTCATCTTATAAAATCATGCCAGTAGACTGCAACGATTTTTTATTGATCTAAAAATTGTAGGAACATGAATTTTCTTCAATAAATGGACGCAACATATGATTCAAAAGATCTTATGGTACAAATTTGATGACATCGTGTTACTATGTTATAAAGATCaattcgaatttttttcatgGACGACAAAACACCATTTAACTTAAAAAGGCACATACCATACTGAAAGAACCAATAAGGCGTTATATTGGGCTACAGCCCAATCCACAACATGGACTGAGGACTACAAAGAGTATAGGCTAAAGTTCACTAACATCCCTTAAGGTTTCTGGCAAATGGAGAGATCTCTCCTTAGGTCTTTGAAATTACAATGTCCTCCCTTGCTATTGAActattatatttatgttaaatttAGCTCTTAAATGACACAAataaccttaaaaaaaaagctaatatatttatgtattgtttttgtcattatttcaTTTTCAATCGGATTTGTTGACTAATAGGAGTATTAATTAGTATTTTGTTAATTAAGTTATTGGTTCTTGttatatattttcttaatttttgggGCTCTTATATATGCTCTTGTAccaattttaaatttaagtattTATTCCAAGGTATTTGTTTTACAACTACCATTAGaatttattttcatggctttatttttcattttgttcattcTCCATTTCTCATGTTTCTTTACATAGtgatcttttcaaaaaaatgtacgaacatttttttaatttttcactaGTTTTTAAGACTTTATTCGTAAAAACATATCAAATTGCTAGTTGATTAACAGATAAGTATGTTTTATTGTAgtgattttggaaaaagaaggagaagaatgGATCGatatttaggtaaaaatatattttttatttctttgtatTGTTAACGAATGTTTAATACTGACTTTATTTTGTCAAAACATATAATAAAGAAGTCACGATAAATATTCCATATGGTGAATTATATATTTACGAgtgctttttatttttgaaaaaaatagaagtaaGAGAGAAAAGCGATGGACCATGATTATCAATATATAAAACACATAAGTAATTATAAGAGTTCGAGCATAGCTACATAGCATGTATAACTTAAGTCTAATCTTGTTTGAACATTAAATCGcagattaaaaattaacaaaaatattaaCAAAAGAGTTGAATGACGAGTTACAATTAATTTTCCTAAACGGAGAGCAAATTTACCTTTATATTCTTTGGAGCATAGATGAGAAACAGAGTGACATAAACGAATTGCAAGACAGCACCAGCAGCATTGACTGTGACAATAAGCAAACCACCTGGCTTAAGGAGTCCATAGAAAGTCCATAGGCTTGTGCTCAGTAGCGTCGTTATGTATGGAATTGCTTTGTAATTCTCTGTTGATTTCTTCTTCACCACTCGCATGAACGTCCCTCTGAAACCACACATTCAATTTTAAAGTTCTCATAAAGGCAGGTGTCCGAACTGACTTACGCAAACATAGATTAATCCCAAAGAATCAATCTCACTGTCCACTAGCAGAGTTCACAGTAATTGGTAAACCATCCCTACTTATTCCAATTTGCACATAAAGAGCAACAGGTAGAAAGCAATACATTTGATTTCAATGATTATGTTTCCCAATAAACTGATGGTTTGAGTAAAATTAAAGACACAATTACTCTGATCAGCTGATCGTATTCCACAATGGTAAGAACAGAAAATCTCCAAGGAAAACCAATcttgtaaatgaaaattcatcAAGGGTACTGATGATAATTTTTAAATGGCACCCCCTAATCATTTTGTGCAaggcaaatattttttgaaactatCCGTTCCGAATATCAATTGAccaaggaaaaataattttaattttgaattcACCATTGGGATCGGCTCAAGCTCGGTTAATTTTAATTGACTAGTGAACTAGTGCTTTAACCTGGCACGGTAGCAAGTAATATGTAGTCGCCAACTATTTGTGATACGAATTTAAGCCACATAAATAAGCCCcttaaaaatagaaaagtggGATGAAATTTCCAAACGGAAATATAGCTTTCAACCGACAAAGCACTATTTCGCCCGTAAGACTTGTGAGCTGGAGACAACAGATTATTGCTATTTTCAATCAAAGTTGAGAACTTTTACCGCAAAGAAACggcttatttacttttttggtccccataGTATTAACGAGTGGTCAATTTCATCCCCAATCTTaatatttgtccaatttcgtccccaatgtttaaaatgtgtgtTAATTTGGTCCCCACCCCTAACGCTGTCTCTCTTATCCGTTAAAACAGATGGCATTAGTGGTATTTCACCTCAAAAcactacaacaacaaaaaaaaatccaaaaaaaaaaaaaactaacccaAAACCATTTTTACTCCCATTTCTGCTCTCCTCCTCTACTTACCCACCGCGGCTCCTCTAACCATCACCTCCACAACCACATCCATCACCACCAGCCGCGACGTAGCCCACCTCCACCCTCTCGATCAATTACTCCCCACGACGTCGCCACCCCTTTCCAATCTACCCTCATCGCCATCACTTATAACAAGAACGCTACAGACCCAAACCCAATACTAATTGCAATCAAATCCACTGCCAAAACCCTACTAACCATCAACAATGGTACAATCACCATTCACCACCACTCCGCCGCCGCCGTCCATGGCCGAACCCGACTACGGCGACCCAAActccaactttctctctctgacAGCTCTCAACCAGTCACCCATGGAACATCTACTCCCCCTCCAACCCAAATAAAACCCACCTTCCCAAACCCATGGACTTACCCAATCCCTCTTCCAGGCATACCAACTATTGATGAACTGATTTTTTCTGGTCCGAAAAGAAGTAGTTCGAAAATTCACTTTGACCGGTGGGTATTGTGCGTCTTATTGAGACGATCGCATCGGTGGATGTGCGATCGGTTTTCGTCACTGGAAAGGATCGCCCGTACGCGCTGTTTAGAGGGCGCGCGAGGCGGCGGAATCGCTGGGTTTGTAATAGCCGGACAAGTGACAACCACTGCTTGCAACCACCGGCCCACAAAACCACTTGCTGCCACGAGCCGGTGACACAAACAGCCAAACTGTCTCCCCGTCGCTCCAGGCGTTCACTGACTTCATCTCCCTTGGAACCCCAAAGTTCTGCTCCAAGATCTTGAATATCTTGTACTACAATTTCTGGTAATTATTAGCCCTATATGTATGGCTATGGAACGAGTATTTGATTTTTGATACTGcacagaccaaaaaaaaaagctactaTCCAGTTgacatttttagttttttttttttcagtttgttGCTAGGGTGAAATACCACTAATGCCGTCAATTATTACGGACAAGAGGGATGGCGTTAGGGTcatggaccaaattgacacgcATTTTAAACATTAGGGACGAAATTGGACAAATGTTTAGATTGAGGACGAAATTGGCCACTCTTTAATACTTTAGGGATCAAAAAGGTAAATAAGCCGCaaagaaaccataagaaaaaaaaaagtgggtaaaaactaaaaacaatttGCCAATTAGTATAAAGGAGAATTTCAACACCTGTACCATCAATCTTCTTATATTGAAGCTGGGAGGTCTTTGGCCCAACGGCATAGAAAATGCACTAAGGTGCCAGGAGAAATGAGGTCGGAAGTTCAATTCCTCCTCTAATTTATTAATCTGATTATTCTAATAATATTGATTTTCGCTGATTT
This genomic window contains:
- the LOC131334871 gene encoding bidirectional sugar transporter SWEET16-like isoform X5: MASLSFIIGLIGNIISLLVFASPIGTFMRVVKKKSTENYKAIPYITTLLSTSLWTFYGLLKPGGLLIVTVNAAGAVLQFVYVTLFLIYAPKNIKRMVVKTKSVEYMPFLLSFFLFLNAGVWSVYALLVKDYYVGVPNAIGFVLGSAQLILYTIYKNKSPSPSSTKSNEEREEEGSTNLIKNAIEMQQGHDKDDPKSINRSLHKGSSLPKSSISRQYTVNKLAKTRSLCNPYELRYGPDHDYDVENGRSSAQ
- the LOC131334871 gene encoding bidirectional sugar transporter SWEET16-like isoform X3, which gives rise to MRVVKKKSTENYKAIPYITTLLSTSLWTFYGLLKPGGLLIVTVNAAGAVLQFVYVTLFLIYAPKNIKVKSMKLVGIFDVFFLGTVIGVALGAIHGSLRLTIVGIICAVLTIGMYAAPLSSMRMVVKTKSVEYMPFLLSFFLFLNAGVWSVYALLVKDYYVGVPNAIGFVLGSAQLILYTIYKNKSPSPSSTKSNEEREEEGSTNLIKNAIEMQQGHDKDDPKSINRSLHKGSSLPKSSISRQYTVNKLAKTRSLCNPYELRYGPDHDYDVENGRSSAQ
- the LOC131334871 gene encoding bidirectional sugar transporter SWEET16-like isoform X1; translation: MASLSFIIGLIGNIISLLVFASPIGTFMRVVKKKSTENYKAIPYITTLLSTSLWTFYGLLKPGGLLIVTVNAAGAVLQFVYVTLFLIYAPKNIKVKSMKLVGIFDVFFLGTVIGVALGAIHGSLRLTIVGIICAVLTIGMYAAPLSSMRMVVKTKSVEYMPFLLSFFLFLNAGVWSVYALLVKDYYVGVPNAIGFVLGSAQLILYTIYKNKSPSPSSTKSNEEREEEGSTNLIKNAIEMQQGHDKDDPKSINRSLHKGSSLPKSSISRQYTVNKLAKTRSLCNPYELRYGPDHDYDVENGRSSAQ
- the LOC131334871 gene encoding bidirectional sugar transporter SWEET16-like isoform X4, producing the protein MASLSFIIGLIGNIISLLVFASPIGTFMRVVKKKSTENYKAIPYITTLLSTSLWTFYGLLKPGGLLIVTVNAAGAVLQFVYVTLFLIYAPKNIKVKSMKLVGIFDVFFLGTVIGVALGAIHGSLRLTIVGIICAVLTIGMYAAPLSSMVPNAIGFVLGSAQLILYTIYKNKSPSPSSTKSNEEREEEGSTNLIKNAIEMQQGHDKDDPKSINRSLHKGSSLPKSSISRQYTVNKLAKTRSLCNPYELRYGPDHDYDVENGRSSAQ
- the LOC131334871 gene encoding bidirectional sugar transporter SWEET16-like isoform X2; amino-acid sequence: MASLSFIIGLVGNIISLLVFASPIGTFMRVVKKKSTENYKAIPYITTLLSTSLWTFYGLLKPGGLLIVTVNAAGAVLQFVYVTLFLIYAPKNIKVKSMKLVGIFDVFFLGTVIGVALGAIHGSLRLTIVGIICAVLTIGMYAAPLSSMRMVVKTKSVEYMPFLLSFFLFLNAGVWSVYALLVKDYYVGVPNAIGFVLGSAQLILYTIYKNKSPSPSSTKSNEEREEEGSTNLIKNAIEMQQGHDKDDPKSINRSLHKGSSLPKSSISRQYTVNKLAKTRSLCNPYELRYGPDHDYDVENGRSSAQ